In Streptomyces qaidamensis, one DNA window encodes the following:
- a CDS encoding LysR family transcriptional regulator, whose product MSLRQMEYFLTVVEEASFTRAAELLHVTQPALSHQIKALERSVGGALLERLPRGVRLTPMGRAFRPHAELAVRSAAQARRAARAAAGAEGGELHVAAVHSLAVGVLPDVFARWRAAHPRVLLHLHEYATSEALEEQIERGTADLAVGPAPDGWPGTVVPVGEEDIVLVVPFDDRFAGRATVTLPELADRPWVRCAMEPVVHGERFLDWACGRAGFTPRTAVFTEHTSTAVRMAAAGVGVCAAPAHLVRDAVGGGCVVLTPDPAWRRTLAVFSRLPPTGAAERFVDLLRTAWPRPRAPLPAYEDCPEDGSAVA is encoded by the coding sequence GTGAGTCTGCGCCAGATGGAGTACTTCCTGACGGTCGTCGAGGAGGCGTCCTTCACGCGCGCGGCGGAGCTCCTGCACGTCACGCAGCCCGCGCTCTCCCACCAGATCAAGGCCCTGGAACGGTCCGTGGGCGGGGCCCTCCTGGAACGCCTGCCGCGGGGTGTGCGCCTGACGCCGATGGGGCGCGCCTTCCGGCCGCACGCCGAGCTCGCCGTGCGCAGCGCCGCCCAGGCCCGCCGCGCGGCCCGCGCCGCGGCCGGTGCCGAGGGCGGCGAACTCCACGTCGCCGCAGTCCACTCCCTCGCGGTCGGCGTCCTCCCGGACGTCTTCGCCCGCTGGCGCGCCGCCCACCCGCGCGTGCTGCTGCACCTGCACGAGTACGCCACCTCCGAGGCGCTGGAGGAGCAGATCGAGCGCGGTACCGCCGACCTCGCCGTCGGCCCGGCGCCCGATGGCTGGCCGGGGACCGTCGTGCCGGTCGGCGAGGAGGACATCGTCCTCGTGGTGCCCTTCGACGACCGCTTCGCGGGCCGGGCGACGGTGACACTGCCGGAGCTGGCCGACCGGCCCTGGGTGCGCTGCGCCATGGAGCCCGTCGTGCACGGCGAGCGCTTCCTCGACTGGGCGTGCGGCCGCGCGGGTTTCACCCCGCGCACCGCCGTGTTCACCGAGCACACCTCGACGGCGGTACGGATGGCCGCGGCAGGTGTCGGTGTCTGCGCCGCGCCGGCCCACCTGGTCCGCGACGCGGTCGGCGGGGGGTGTGTCGTCCTCACCCCCGACCCGGCCTGGAGGCGCACACTGGCGGTCTTCTCGCGCCTGCCGCCGACCGGCGCGGCGGAGCGGTTCGTCGACCTGCTGCGGACGGCCTGGCCGCGCCCGCGAGCCCCGCTGCCCGCCTACGAGGACTGCCCCGAGGACGGTTCCGCGGTCGCCTGA
- the treY gene encoding malto-oligosyltrehalose synthase, whose amino-acid sequence MTPERLDPVVPTATYRLQLQPEFPFGAAAAVVPYLASLGVSHLHLSPVLEAVPGSTHGYDVVDHARVREELGGEEGLRALARTAREHGLGLVVDIVPNHMAMAPRHNRALWEVLREGPKSPYARWFDIDWEAQDGQVLLPVLGGPLGEVLDELRVDGDVLRYYDHALPLREGTEDLPLPHLLDAQWYRPVWWRLARTELNYRRFFSISELIGVRVEDPEVFEATHDKILQLLHEGVIDGLRIDHPDGLADPDGYLRRLHEATGGRWTVVEKILADGEHLPASWPVAGTTGYDALRQVDGVFTDPAGFGDLLGRYRRFAAPQTDRGGQWDATVRRAAYKVLTHELATETERLTRVAARLCATSPEPALRDRAPWALRTALQELLVRLEVYRPYESADAASVVTEEAAAEARQAFAVPEEAGAVDVVRDLVLGRYGDGPAQLEFRTRFAQTSSALRAKSVEDTAFYRYVPLLSATEVGGNPGAPALSPEEFHAYCARVQRDWPATGTVATTHDTKRSADVRAALQVLTECPERWADVLAEVTRTGEGVPDAQLAWAAWQTVFGLGPASGVRERVQGALLKHVREAGLYTSWTEQEPPYEEAVERFVAAGPCGAPGERVAAFRESLAPHIRANVLGTALVHLTMPGVPDVYQGTEAEYRALVDPDNRRAVDFPPAETGGTSGEKAAVTRAALGLRARRPDVFGDTATYMALPAEGPAAAHCLAFVRSGAVLTAVTRLSLRLTESGGWQDTRLPLPPGRWADALDPGREFTGHARVAELFARVPVAMLERVDDGAQATAEPSSGQSS is encoded by the coding sequence ATGACACCTGAGCGACTTGACCCGGTGGTGCCCACGGCCACGTACCGGCTGCAGCTGCAGCCCGAGTTCCCGTTCGGAGCAGCCGCGGCCGTCGTGCCGTACCTGGCCTCGCTCGGCGTCTCGCACCTGCACCTGTCCCCCGTCCTGGAGGCCGTACCGGGCTCGACGCACGGCTACGACGTCGTCGACCACGCGCGCGTGCGCGAGGAGCTGGGCGGCGAGGAGGGGCTGCGGGCACTGGCCCGCACCGCGCGCGAGCACGGGCTCGGGCTGGTGGTGGACATCGTCCCGAACCACATGGCCATGGCCCCCCGCCACAACCGCGCCCTGTGGGAGGTGCTGCGCGAGGGTCCGAAGTCCCCGTACGCGCGGTGGTTCGACATCGACTGGGAGGCGCAGGACGGACAGGTGCTGCTGCCGGTCCTCGGCGGCCCGCTGGGCGAGGTGCTCGACGAGCTGCGCGTCGACGGTGACGTGCTGCGCTACTACGACCACGCCCTCCCGCTGCGCGAGGGCACCGAGGACCTGCCGCTGCCGCATCTGCTGGACGCGCAGTGGTACCGGCCGGTGTGGTGGCGGCTGGCCCGGACCGAGCTCAACTACCGGCGGTTCTTCAGCATCTCGGAGCTCATCGGGGTGCGGGTGGAGGACCCGGAGGTGTTCGAGGCCACCCACGACAAGATCCTCCAGCTGCTGCACGAGGGCGTGATCGACGGACTGCGCATCGACCACCCCGACGGGCTCGCCGACCCCGACGGCTACCTCCGCCGGCTGCACGAGGCGACCGGGGGCCGCTGGACGGTCGTGGAGAAGATCCTGGCCGACGGTGAGCACCTCCCGGCGTCCTGGCCCGTCGCGGGGACCACCGGCTACGACGCCCTGCGGCAGGTGGACGGGGTCTTCACGGACCCGGCCGGGTTCGGGGACCTGCTGGGGCGCTACCGGCGCTTCGCGGCCCCGCAGACGGACCGGGGCGGGCAGTGGGACGCGACGGTCCGGCGGGCGGCGTACAAGGTCCTCACGCACGAGCTGGCGACCGAGACCGAACGCCTGACGCGGGTGGCGGCCCGGCTGTGCGCGACCTCGCCGGAGCCGGCGCTGCGCGACCGCGCGCCCTGGGCGCTGCGCACGGCGCTCCAGGAGCTCCTGGTCCGCCTGGAGGTCTACCGGCCCTACGAGTCCGCCGACGCCGCGTCCGTGGTCACCGAGGAGGCCGCTGCCGAGGCCCGGCAGGCCTTCGCCGTGCCCGAGGAGGCCGGTGCGGTGGACGTCGTACGGGACCTGGTGCTGGGGCGGTACGGCGACGGGCCCGCGCAGCTGGAGTTCCGGACGCGGTTCGCACAGACCTCGTCGGCGCTGCGGGCCAAGTCGGTGGAGGACACGGCGTTCTACCGGTACGTGCCGCTGCTGTCGGCGACCGAGGTGGGCGGCAATCCGGGCGCTCCCGCGCTGTCGCCGGAGGAGTTCCACGCGTACTGCGCGCGCGTGCAGCGCGACTGGCCCGCCACCGGGACAGTGGCCACCACGCACGACACCAAGCGCAGTGCCGACGTCCGGGCGGCGCTGCAGGTGCTCACCGAGTGCCCGGAGCGCTGGGCGGACGTCCTCGCGGAGGTGACCCGCACCGGGGAGGGCGTGCCGGACGCCCAACTGGCGTGGGCGGCCTGGCAGACGGTGTTCGGCCTGGGGCCGGCGTCAGGAGTGCGGGAGCGGGTGCAGGGGGCGCTGCTGAAGCACGTACGGGAGGCGGGCCTGTACACGAGCTGGACCGAGCAGGAGCCGCCGTACGAGGAGGCGGTGGAGCGGTTCGTGGCGGCCGGGCCGTGCGGGGCGCCGGGCGAGCGGGTCGCCGCGTTCCGGGAGTCCCTGGCGCCGCACATCCGGGCCAACGTGCTGGGCACGGCCCTGGTGCACCTGACGATGCCGGGCGTCCCGGACGTCTACCAGGGCACGGAGGCCGAGTACCGGGCGCTGGTCGACCCGGACAACCGGCGGGCGGTGGACTTCCCGCCCGCGGAGACCGGCGGCACGTCCGGGGAGAAGGCGGCGGTGACCCGGGCGGCGCTTGGGCTGCGGGCCCGGCGGCCCGACGTCTTCGGCGACACGGCGACGTACATGGCACTGCCGGCCGAGGGGCCGGCGGCGGCCCACTGCCTGGCGTTCGTCCGCTCCGGCGCGGTGCTGACGGCCGTGACCCGCCTGTCCCTGCGGCTCACGGAGTCGGGCGGCTGGCAGGACACCCGTCTGCCCCTGCCCCCGGGCCGCTGGGCGGACGCGCTGGATCCGGGGCGGGAGTTCACGGGGCACGCGCGCGTGGCGGAACTGTTCGCCAGGGTGCCGGTGGCGATGCTGGAGAGGGTGGACGACGGGGCTCAGGCGACCGCGGAACCGTCCTCGGGGCAGTCCTCGTAG
- the glgX gene encoding glycogen debranching protein GlgX, with the protein MQVWPGEAYPLGATYDGAGTNFAVFSEAADRVELCLLHDDGSETAIELRESDAFVRHAYVPGIMPGQRYGFRVHGPYAPERGLRCNSAKLLLDPYARAISGSIRWGEEVYGYHFDDPDRRNDLDSAPHTMTSVVVNPYFDWGDDRRPRTEYHHTVIYEAHVKGLTMRHPGLPEELRGTYAALAHPAIIEHLTELGVTALELMPVHQFVNDHRLVDMGLNNYWGYNTIGFFAPHNAYASWGDRGQQVLEFKSAVKALHEAGIEVILDVVYNHTAEGNHLGPTLSFKGLDNSRYYRLTDDPRYYMDTTGTGNSLLMRSPHVLQLIMDSLRYWVTDMHVDGFRFDLAATLARQFHEVDRLSSFFDLVQQDPVVSQVKLIAEPWDVGEGGYQVGNFPPLWTEWNGKYRDTVRDLWRGEQRTLAEFASRLTGSSDLYQDDGRRPLASINFVTCHDGFPLHDLVAYNDKHNDANGEDNRDGESHNRSWNCGTEGETDDPDVLRLRARQMRNFIATLMLSQGVPMISHGDEFARTQGGNNNAYCQDNELAWVEWPEEGEDAEGTLSSQLLAFTRAMVWLRRDHPVLRRRRFFHGRPVEGTHDDLSDIAWFTPDGREMTQRDWDSAQASALTVFLNGNAISEPGARGERITDDSFLLMFNASPKPLEFVVPVNHGRQWEVVVDTALPEGVPSDTGPKVQAGDRLTLTDRSMTVLQRPV; encoded by the coding sequence ATGCAGGTCTGGCCTGGCGAGGCGTATCCACTCGGTGCCACGTACGACGGCGCCGGTACCAATTTCGCGGTCTTCTCGGAGGCCGCGGACCGAGTAGAGCTGTGTCTGCTGCACGACGACGGCTCGGAGACGGCGATCGAGCTCCGGGAGAGCGACGCGTTCGTGCGGCACGCGTACGTGCCGGGCATCATGCCGGGGCAGCGGTACGGGTTCCGGGTGCACGGCCCGTACGCCCCGGAGCGCGGGTTGCGCTGCAACTCCGCGAAACTGCTGCTCGACCCGTACGCGCGTGCGATCAGCGGTTCGATCCGCTGGGGCGAGGAGGTCTACGGCTACCACTTCGACGACCCCGACCGGCGCAACGATCTCGACTCGGCGCCGCACACGATGACGTCGGTCGTGGTCAACCCCTACTTCGACTGGGGTGACGACCGGCGCCCGCGCACCGAGTACCACCACACGGTGATCTACGAGGCCCACGTCAAGGGCCTCACCATGCGCCATCCGGGACTCCCGGAGGAGCTGCGCGGCACCTACGCGGCCCTGGCGCACCCGGCGATCATCGAGCACCTCACCGAGCTCGGGGTGACCGCCCTGGAGCTGATGCCCGTACACCAGTTCGTGAACGATCACCGCCTGGTCGACATGGGCCTGAACAACTACTGGGGCTACAACACGATCGGCTTCTTCGCCCCGCACAACGCCTACGCGTCCTGGGGCGACCGGGGCCAGCAGGTCCTGGAGTTCAAGTCGGCGGTCAAGGCGCTGCACGAGGCCGGGATCGAGGTGATCCTCGACGTGGTCTACAACCACACCGCCGAGGGCAACCACCTGGGCCCGACCCTGTCCTTCAAGGGCCTGGACAACTCGCGCTACTACCGGCTGACGGACGACCCCCGCTACTACATGGACACGACAGGGACGGGGAACTCCCTGCTCATGCGGTCCCCGCACGTGCTCCAGCTGATCATGGACTCGCTGCGGTACTGGGTCACGGACATGCACGTCGACGGGTTCCGCTTCGACCTGGCGGCGACGCTGGCCCGGCAGTTCCACGAGGTGGACCGGCTGTCGTCGTTCTTCGACCTGGTGCAGCAGGACCCGGTGGTCTCGCAGGTGAAGCTGATCGCCGAGCCGTGGGACGTGGGCGAGGGCGGCTACCAGGTGGGCAACTTCCCGCCGCTGTGGACGGAGTGGAACGGCAAGTACCGGGACACCGTGCGCGACCTGTGGCGGGGCGAGCAGCGCACGCTCGCGGAGTTCGCCTCGCGGCTGACCGGCTCGTCCGACCTGTACCAGGACGACGGGCGCCGCCCGCTGGCCTCGATCAACTTCGTGACCTGCCACGACGGCTTCCCCCTGCACGACCTCGTGGCCTACAACGACAAGCACAACGACGCCAACGGTGAGGACAACCGGGACGGCGAGAGCCACAACCGGTCCTGGAACTGCGGGACCGAGGGTGAGACCGACGACCCGGACGTGCTGCGGCTGCGGGCCCGGCAGATGCGGAACTTCATCGCGACGCTGATGCTGTCCCAGGGCGTGCCCATGATCAGCCACGGCGACGAGTTCGCCCGCACCCAGGGCGGCAACAACAACGCCTACTGCCAGGACAACGAGCTCGCCTGGGTCGAGTGGCCCGAGGAGGGAGAGGACGCCGAGGGGACCCTCAGCAGTCAGCTGCTGGCCTTCACGCGCGCGATGGTGTGGCTGCGCCGCGACCACCCGGTCCTGCGCCGCCGGCGCTTCTTCCACGGCCGGCCCGTGGAGGGCACGCACGACGACCTGTCCGACATCGCCTGGTTCACCCCGGACGGCCGGGAGATGACCCAGCGGGACTGGGACTCGGCGCAGGCGTCCGCGCTGACGGTGTTCCTCAACGGCAACGCGATCTCCGAGCCGGGCGCCCGCGGGGAGCGCATCACCGACGACTCGTTCCTGCTGATGTTCAACGCCTCGCCGAAGCCGCTGGAGTTCGTGGTTCCGGTCAATCACGGGCGGCAGTGGGAGGTCGTGGTCGACACGGCGCTCCCGGAGGGTGTGCCCTCGGACACCGGCCCGAAGGTGCAGGCCGGGGACCGGCTGACCCTGACGGACCGGAGCATGACGGTGCTCCAGCGGCCCGTCTGA
- a CDS encoding copper amine oxidase: protein MRVNSNTKARTRAAAGLTVAALAAGATAGAGPATAQPKAAPAAAPAADCSAAYRIEQKLSSGTTWRMCWRYDGKAGLVLEKISYQPKGEPKPIRVLNSARLGQIHVPYDDGSVEYDDLTGFDFAQGLMNLAPGECPGGTIKSVKVPDSWNEDPNVKGLCTTTRSRGHAYRMQGDTANKVFQAQGKDLLVYTVNQVGWYEYMTEWRFQDDGAITMNVGATGSLSWDDYDAGDGRGWPIGKGASAKSTSHSHNAFWRLDFALDGSTKNKVEQYDSAVTAPTRGQRAPTTKTTRTKVTKELAGDSKAYRWWRMVSATGKNKDGHARSYEIVPGVTTKYPGRSYTKRDLYVTQYNKCELFASHNPGNCGPGAGKSVDKWVNGQTLTHPVVWMNIGFHHIARDEDQQPMPVHWQGFSIAPRDVTAMNPLTPAELGWQNGHWQPRR, encoded by the coding sequence ATGCGCGTGAACAGCAACACCAAGGCCCGTACCCGGGCGGCCGCGGGCCTGACCGTGGCCGCGCTGGCCGCGGGTGCCACGGCCGGCGCGGGACCGGCCACCGCCCAGCCGAAGGCCGCCCCCGCGGCGGCACCGGCCGCCGACTGCAGCGCCGCCTACCGCATCGAGCAGAAGCTGTCCTCCGGAACCACCTGGCGGATGTGCTGGCGCTACGACGGCAAGGCCGGCCTCGTCCTGGAGAAGATCTCGTACCAGCCCAAGGGCGAGCCCAAACCGATCAGGGTCCTCAACAGCGCCCGCCTGGGCCAGATCCACGTCCCCTACGACGACGGCTCGGTCGAGTACGACGACCTCACCGGCTTCGACTTCGCCCAGGGCCTGATGAACCTGGCGCCGGGCGAGTGCCCCGGCGGCACCATCAAGAGCGTCAAGGTCCCGGACTCCTGGAACGAGGACCCGAACGTCAAGGGCCTGTGCACCACCACCCGCTCCCGCGGCCACGCCTACCGCATGCAGGGCGACACCGCGAACAAGGTCTTCCAGGCCCAGGGCAAGGACCTCCTCGTCTACACGGTCAACCAGGTCGGCTGGTACGAGTACATGACCGAGTGGCGCTTCCAGGACGACGGCGCGATCACCATGAACGTCGGCGCCACCGGAAGCCTGTCCTGGGACGACTACGACGCCGGAGACGGCCGCGGCTGGCCCATCGGCAAGGGCGCGAGCGCCAAGTCCACCAGCCACAGCCACAACGCCTTCTGGCGGCTCGACTTCGCCCTGGACGGCTCCACGAAGAACAAGGTCGAGCAGTACGACTCCGCCGTCACCGCGCCCACCCGGGGCCAGCGCGCCCCCACCACCAAGACGACCCGCACCAAGGTGACCAAGGAACTGGCCGGAGACAGCAAGGCCTACCGCTGGTGGCGCATGGTCAGCGCGACCGGCAAGAACAAGGACGGACACGCGCGCTCCTACGAGATCGTCCCCGGGGTCACGACCAAGTACCCGGGCCGCAGCTACACCAAGCGCGACCTGTACGTCACGCAGTACAACAAGTGCGAACTGTTCGCCAGCCACAATCCCGGCAACTGCGGTCCCGGAGCCGGGAAGTCCGTCGACAAGTGGGTGAACGGACAGACCCTGACCCACCCGGTGGTCTGGATGAACATCGGCTTCCACCACATAGCCCGGGACGAGGACCAGCAGCCCATGCCCGTCCACTGGCAGGGCTTCTCCATCGCCCCGCGCGACGTCACCGCGATGAACCCGCTCACTCCGGCCGAGCTCGGATGGCAGAACGGGCACTGGCAGCCCCGTCGTTGA
- a CDS encoding SAV2148 family HEPN domain-containing protein — MGSGGLELPPGDEGHEGNSTDVPTGAVSLARPMDATGSIGPELDWDADAWREVRTRAQRAGRAYIWLNLVEQRLRAVVAAVLRPVYEPVHGEDWVVAAAGPAGQEWVQRAVAVREVSRRKGYLLDPADDNVLSFLTLPQLRELMVQHWPCFEPYFDDRRDVELALDELEVTRNVVSRNRALSEAVLSQAERASARLLEMLGAGGDVPSARRLPIDAVEDLVGDRYADVVAVHSDRVRLMRQFPAEDIFGGARRLDAIGIGLNLLVQNFSGRRLVRLAESGCRVRLLFLNPASSAVKRRERELGIKRGELSRAVEMNILHMRRVRARLRDPGAFEIQVFDETPRFTAYLVDGDGADGIAVVQSYLRRTRGMEAPVFVLRNSGKVVKSGEVDEAGLFPTYREEFEVMWADSRPVS, encoded by the coding sequence GTGGGCTCGGGAGGGCTGGAGCTGCCCCCTGGTGACGAGGGTCACGAGGGGAACTCCACAGACGTCCCGACCGGTGCCGTGTCCCTGGCGCGGCCGATGGACGCGACGGGCTCGATCGGCCCGGAACTGGACTGGGACGCCGACGCCTGGCGCGAGGTGCGCACCCGCGCCCAGCGGGCCGGCCGGGCCTACATCTGGCTGAACCTCGTCGAACAGCGGCTGCGCGCGGTGGTCGCCGCCGTGCTGCGGCCCGTCTACGAACCCGTCCACGGCGAGGACTGGGTGGTAGCGGCCGCCGGACCGGCCGGCCAGGAGTGGGTGCAGCGCGCGGTGGCCGTACGCGAGGTCAGCCGCCGCAAGGGCTATCTGCTCGACCCGGCCGACGACAACGTCCTCTCCTTCCTCACCCTGCCGCAGCTGCGCGAACTGATGGTGCAGCACTGGCCCTGCTTCGAGCCCTACTTCGACGACCGCCGGGACGTCGAGCTCGCCCTGGACGAGCTGGAGGTCACCCGCAACGTCGTCTCCCGCAACCGGGCCCTGTCCGAGGCCGTGTTGAGCCAGGCCGAGCGGGCCTCGGCGCGGCTGCTGGAGATGCTCGGCGCCGGCGGGGACGTGCCGTCGGCGCGCCGGCTGCCCATCGACGCGGTCGAGGACCTGGTCGGCGACCGGTACGCCGACGTGGTCGCCGTGCACTCGGACCGGGTGCGGCTGATGCGGCAGTTCCCCGCCGAGGACATCTTCGGCGGCGCCCGCCGTCTCGACGCCATCGGCATCGGCCTCAACCTGCTCGTGCAGAACTTCTCCGGCCGGCGGCTGGTGCGGCTGGCCGAGTCCGGCTGCCGGGTCAGGCTGCTGTTCCTCAACCCGGCCTCCAGCGCGGTCAAGCGCCGCGAGCGGGAGCTCGGCATCAAGCGCGGCGAGCTCAGCCGGGCCGTCGAGATGAACATCCTGCACATGCGCCGGGTGCGCGCCCGGCTGCGCGACCCGGGGGCCTTCGAGATCCAGGTCTTCGACGAGACGCCCCGCTTCACGGCGTATCTCGTGGACGGCGACGGCGCGGACGGCATCGCGGTCGTGCAGAGCTATCTGCGGCGCACCCGGGGTATGGAGGCACCCGTGTTCGTGCTGCGCAACAGCGGCAAGGTGGTCAAGTCGGGCGAGGTGGACGAAGCGGGTCTCTTCCCCACCTATCGCGAGGAGTTCGAGGTGATGTGGGCTGATTCGCGGCCGGTGTCCTGA
- a CDS encoding 3'-5' exonuclease, with the protein MGWHRELLVGFDLETTGTDPREARIVTGAVIEVRGGEPIGRREWLADPGVPIPEDAVAVHGISNERAAAEGRPADQVADALADVLTSYWKTGVPVVAYNAAFDLTLLSAELRRHGLPSLRDRLGGVDPAPVVDPYTIDRWVDRYRRGKRNLEAVCAEYGVVLDAAHDAMADALAAARLAGAIADRHPKIATLGPAALHHRQIEWYAQWAADFQAFLRGKGDPTASVDGTWPMRELADEPV; encoded by the coding sequence ATGGGCTGGCACCGGGAGTTGCTCGTCGGCTTCGACCTGGAGACGACGGGCACCGATCCGCGTGAGGCGCGCATCGTCACGGGAGCCGTGATCGAGGTCAGGGGCGGAGAGCCGATCGGGCGCCGGGAGTGGCTGGCCGACCCGGGAGTGCCGATCCCCGAGGACGCGGTGGCCGTGCACGGCATCAGCAACGAGCGGGCGGCGGCCGAGGGCAGACCGGCCGACCAGGTGGCGGACGCGCTGGCCGACGTCCTCACCTCCTACTGGAAGACGGGCGTGCCGGTCGTCGCCTACAACGCGGCCTTCGACCTCACCCTGCTCTCCGCGGAGCTGCGGCGGCACGGCCTGCCGTCCCTGCGCGACCGCCTGGGCGGCGTGGACCCGGCCCCGGTCGTCGACCCGTACACCATCGACCGCTGGGTCGACCGCTACCGTCGCGGCAAGCGCAACCTCGAAGCGGTCTGCGCCGAGTACGGCGTCGTCCTCGACGCCGCCCACGACGCCATGGCCGACGCCCTGGCGGCGGCCCGCCTGGCCGGGGCGATAGCCGACCGCCACCCCAAGATCGCCACCCTCGGCCCGGCGGCACTGCACCACCGCCAGATCGAGTGGTACGCGCAGTGGGCGGCGGACTTCCAGGCCTTCCTGCGCGGCAAGGGCGACCCGACCGCCTCCGTCGACGGGACGTGGCCGATGCGGGAGTTGGCGGACGAGCCGGTCTGA
- a CDS encoding phosphotransferase enzyme family protein, with protein MDEARARDVLAAAGVLPPGAAGEARLLALGENAVFAAGDLVVKVGRDAELLDRARRELDIAVWLAEAGVPAVRAAEPEALLADGHPVTVWHRLPDAVRLAEPRDLAELLRVVHATPLPPFGLPARDLLGGVERWLRLAGDAVDPADAAYLRERRDGFAARAAALTPQLPPGPIHGDALPRNVHVGPDGPVLVDLETVSADLREHDLVVMVLSHDRYGLGDEAYASFVQTYGWDVREWEGCGVLRGARETASCAWVAQHAPGNPKALAEFERRVRSLRDGDETVRWYPF; from the coding sequence ATGGACGAGGCGCGGGCGCGAGACGTACTGGCGGCGGCAGGGGTGCTGCCGCCCGGTGCGGCCGGGGAGGCGCGGCTGCTCGCCCTGGGCGAGAACGCTGTGTTCGCCGCCGGTGACCTGGTTGTCAAGGTCGGCCGCGATGCCGAGCTCCTGGACCGGGCGCGCCGCGAACTGGACATCGCGGTGTGGCTCGCCGAGGCGGGTGTGCCGGCGGTGCGGGCCGCCGAGCCGGAGGCGCTGCTCGCCGACGGGCATCCGGTGACGGTGTGGCATCGGCTGCCGGACGCCGTACGGCTCGCGGAGCCCCGGGATTTGGCCGAACTGCTACGGGTCGTGCATGCCACGCCTCTTCCTCCCTTCGGCCTTCCGGCCCGTGACCTGCTGGGCGGTGTGGAGCGGTGGCTGCGGCTCGCGGGGGACGCGGTCGATCCCGCGGACGCCGCGTATCTGCGCGAGCGGCGGGACGGGTTCGCCGCTCGGGCCGCCGCGCTCACGCCGCAGCTGCCACCGGGGCCGATCCACGGGGACGCGCTGCCGCGCAATGTGCATGTCGGGCCGGACGGGCCCGTGCTGGTGGACCTGGAGACGGTGTCCGCGGATCTGCGCGAGCACGATCTCGTGGTGATGGTGCTGTCCCACGACCGGTACGGGCTCGGGGACGAGGCCTACGCGTCGTTCGTGCAGACCTACGGCTGGGACGTACGCGAGTGGGAGGGCTGCGGTGTGCTGCGCGGGGCGCGGGAGACGGCCAGTTGTGCCTGGGTCGCCCAGCATGCGCCGGGTAACCCGAAGGCGCTGGCCGAGTTCGAACGGCGGGTGCGGTCGCTGCGGGACGGGGACGAGACGGTGCGGTGGTATCCCTTCTGA
- a CDS encoding carbohydrate ABC transporter permease, giving the protein MTSVTEASPPSPPVKRAGRGPGRDRPRKALDHGAWFLVLPALIPILVLSVGPLLYGILLAFTDAQSGRTEPTRWIGALNFRDLLHDTLFWESFRIGLVWAVGVTVPQFLLALGLALLLNQDLRLRWPARALAIIPWAMPEVVVGIMWRLVYNPDAGILNETLRDIGLGGGRDWLSGLATALPAVIVVGVWAGMPQTTVALLAGLQNTPRELHEAAAVDGAGAWRRFRTVTWPALRPIALAITALNLIWNFNSFALVYVLTNGGPGGRTRLPMLFAYEEAFRYGQFGYAAAMGCVLVTVISIVLAVFLAGRLRGGDDA; this is encoded by the coding sequence GTGACATCGGTGACCGAGGCGTCGCCCCCTTCGCCACCGGTGAAGCGGGCCGGCCGCGGACCGGGCCGGGACCGGCCCCGGAAGGCCCTCGACCACGGCGCCTGGTTCCTGGTGCTGCCCGCTCTGATCCCGATCCTCGTCCTCAGCGTCGGGCCGCTGCTGTACGGCATCCTGCTGGCCTTCACCGACGCCCAGTCGGGCCGCACCGAGCCCACCCGGTGGATCGGCGCCCTCAACTTCCGGGACCTGCTGCACGACACGCTGTTCTGGGAGTCGTTCCGGATCGGGCTGGTGTGGGCGGTCGGCGTGACCGTGCCGCAGTTCCTGCTCGCCCTGGGCCTCGCCCTGCTGCTCAACCAGGACCTCCGACTGCGCTGGCCGGCCCGCGCCCTCGCGATCATCCCGTGGGCCATGCCCGAGGTCGTCGTCGGCATCATGTGGCGGCTCGTCTACAACCCCGACGCGGGCATCCTCAACGAGACCCTGCGCGACATCGGTCTGGGCGGCGGCCGGGACTGGCTCAGCGGGCTGGCGACCGCACTGCCCGCCGTGATCGTCGTCGGCGTCTGGGCGGGCATGCCCCAGACGACGGTCGCGCTGCTCGCCGGGCTGCAGAACACCCCGCGTGAACTCCACGAGGCGGCTGCGGTCGACGGCGCGGGTGCCTGGCGCCGCTTCCGCACGGTCACCTGGCCGGCCCTCAGACCCATCGCCCTCGCCATCACCGCGCTCAACCTGATCTGGAACTTCAACTCCTTCGCCCTGGTCTACGTCCTGACCAACGGCGGCCCGGGCGGACGGACGAGGCTGCCCATGCTCTTCGCCTACGAAGAGGCTTTCCGCTACGGCCAGTTCGGCTACGCGGCGGCGATGGGCTGCGTGCTGGTGACCGTGATCTCGATCGTCCTGGCCGTGTTCCTCGCCGGCCGCCTCAGGGGAGGTGACGACGCGTGA